One Oncorhynchus keta strain PuntledgeMale-10-30-2019 chromosome 22, Oket_V2, whole genome shotgun sequence DNA window includes the following coding sequences:
- the LOC127910714 gene encoding uncharacterized protein LOC127910714 isoform X15: MGQRPTLYQWVRGLPCTNGSEAYPVPMGQRPTLYQWVRGLPCTNGSEAYPVPMGQRPVPMGQRPVPMGQRPVPMGQRSVPMDQRPVPLGQRPVPMCQRPVPMGQRSVPMGQRPVPMGQRSTLYQWVRGLPCTNGSEAYPVPMGRRSTLYQWVRGRYQWVRGLYQWVRGLYQWVRGLPCTNGSEAYPVPMGQRSTLYQWVRGLPCTNGSEAYPVPMGQKPVPMGQKPVPMGQKPVPMGQRSVPMCQRPTLYQWVRGLPCTNGSEAYPVPMGRRSTLYQWVRGRYQWVRGLYQWVRGLYQWVRGLPCTNGSEVYPVPMGQRSTLYQWVGGLPCTNGSEVYPVPMGQRPTLYQWVRGLYQWVRGLYQWVRGLPCTNGSEACTNGSEVYPVPMGRRSTLYQWVRGLYQWVRGLYQWVRGLPCTNGSEAYPVPMGQRPTLYQWVRGLYQWVRGLPCTNGSEAYPVPMGQRPVPMGQRPTLYQWVRGLPCTNGSEAYPVPMGQRPTLYQWVRGLPCTNGSEAYPVPMGQRPTLYQWVRGLYQWVRGLPCTNGSEACTNGSEACTNGSEACTNGSEVYPVPMGQRSTLYQWVRGLPCTNGSEACTNGSEACTNGSEVYPVPMGQRPVPMGQRPVPMGQRPVPMGQRPTLYQWVRGLYQWVRGLPCTNGSEVCTNGSEACTNGSEVYPVPMGQRSTLYQWVRGLPCTNGSEVYPEPMGQRPTLYQWVRGLPCTNGSCSIDSIRKNQIVTEISHTVM, from the exons atgggtcagaggcctaccctgtaccaatgggtcagaggcctaccctgtaccaatgggtcagaggcctaccctgtaccaatgggtcagaggcctaccctgtaccaatgggtcagaggcctaccctgtaccaatgggtcagaggcctaccctgtaccaatgggtcagaggcctgtaccaatgggtcagaggcctgtaccaatgggtcagaggcctgtaccaatgggtcagag gtcTGTACCAATGGATCAGAGGCCTGTACCATTGGGTCAGAGGCCTgtaccaatgtgtcagaggcctgtaccaatgggtcagaggtcggtaccaatgggtcagaggcctgtaccaatgggtcagaggtctaccctgtaccaatgggtcagaggtctaccctgtaccaatgggtcagaggcctaccctgtaccaatgggtcggaggtctaccctgtaccaatgggtcagaggtcggtaccaatgggtcagaggcctgtaccaatgggtcagaggcctgtaccaatgggtcagaggcctaccctgtaccaatgggtcagag gcctaccctgtaccaatgggtcagag gtctaccctgtaccaatgggtcagaggtctaccctgtaccaatgggtcagaggcctaccctgtaccaatgggtcagaagcctgtaccaatgggtcagaagcctgtaccaatgggtcagaagcctgtaccaatgggtcagaggtcggtaccaatgtgtcagaggcctaccctgtaccaatgggtcagaggtctaccctgtaccaatgggtcagaggcctaccctgtaccaatgggtcggaggtctaccctgtaccaatgggtcagaggtcggtaccaatgggtcagaggcctgtaccaatgggtcagaggcctgtaccaatgggtcagaggcctaccctgtaccaatgggtcagaggtctaccctgtaccaatgggtcagaggtctaccctgtaccaatgggtcggaggtctaccctgtaccaatgggtcggaggtctaccctgtaccaatgggtcagag gcctaccctgtaccaatgggtcagaggcctgtaccaatgggtcagaggcctgtaccaatgggtcagaggcctaccctgtaccaatgggtcagaggcctgtaccaatgggtcggaggtctaccctgtaccaatgggtcggaggtctaccctgtaccaatgggtcagaggcctgtaccaatgggtcagaggcctgtaccaatgggtcagaggtctaccctgtaccaatgggtcagaggcctaccctgtaccaatgggtcagag gcctaccctgtaccaatgggtcagaggcctgtaccaatgggtcagag gcctaccctgtaccaatgggtcagaggcctaccctgtaccaatgggtcagaggcctgtaccaatgggtcagaggcctaccctgtaccaatgggtcagaggcctaccctgtaccaatgggtcagaggcctaccctgtaccaatgggtcagaggcctaccctgtaccaatgggtcagaggcctaccctgtaccaatgggtcagaggcctaccctgtaccaatgggtcagaggcctaccctgtaccaatgggtcagaggcctgtaccaatgggtcagaggtctaccctgtaccaatgggtcagaggcctgtaccaatgggtcagaggcctgtaccaatgggtcagaggcctgtaccaatgggtcagaggtctaccctgtaccaatgggtcagaggtctaccctgtaccaatgggtcagaggtctaccctgtaccaatgggtcagaggcctgtaccaatgggtcagaggcctgtaccaatgggtcagaggtctaccctgtaccaatgggtcagaggcctgtaccaatgggtcagaggcctgtaccaatgggtcagaggcctgtaccaatgggtcagaggcctaccctgtaccaatgggtcagaggcctgtaccaatgggtcagaggtctaccctgtaccaatgggtcagaggtctgtaccaatgggtcagaggcctgtaccaatgggtcagaggtctaccctgtaccaatgggtcagaggtctaccctgtaccaatgggtcagaggtctaccctgtaccaatgggtcagaggtctaccctgaaccaatgggtcagaggcctaccctgtaccaatgggtcagaggtcTACCCTGTACCAATGGGTCTTGTTCGATTGATTCAATCAGGAAAAACCAAATAGTCACTGAAATCTCACATACAGTCATGTAG
- the LOC127910714 gene encoding uncharacterized protein LOC127910714 isoform X12, with translation MPFLNILSLRYKDNQRSVPMGQRPTLYQWVRGLPCTNGSEAYPVPMGQRPTLYQWVRGLPCTNGSEAYPVPMGQRPTLYQWVRGLYQWVRGLYQWVRGLYQWVRGLYQWIRGLYHWVRGLYQCVRGLYQWVRGRYQWVRGLYQWVRGLPCTNGSEVYPVPMGQRPTLYQWVGGLPCTNGSEVGTNGSEACTNGSEACTNGSEAYPVPMGQRPTLYQWVRGLPCTNGSEAYPVPMGQKPVPMGQKPVPMGQKPVPMGQRSVPMCQRPTLYQWVRGLPCTNGSEAYPVPMGRRSTLYQWVRGRYQWVRGLYQWVRGLYQWVRGLPCTNGSEVYPVPMGQRSTLYQWVGGLPCTNGSEVYPVPMGQRPTLYQWVRGLYQWVRGLYQWVRGLPCTNGSEACTNGSEVYPVPMGRRSTLYQWVRGLYQWVRGLYQWVRGLPCTNGSEAYPVPMGQRPTLYQWVRGLYQWVRGLPCTNGSEAYPVPMGQRPVPMGQRPTLYQWVRGLPCTNGSEAYPVPMGQRPTLYQWVRGLPCTNGSEAYPVPMGQRPTLYQWVRGLYQWVRGLPCTNGSEACTNGSEACTNGSEACTNGSEVYPVPMGQRSTLYQWVRGLPCTNGSEACTNGSEACTNGSEVYPVPMGQRPVPMGQRPVPMGQRPVPMGQRPTLYQWVRGLYQWVRGLPCTNGSEVCTNGSEACTNGSEVYPVPMGQRSTLYQWVRGLPCTNGSEVYPEPMGQRPTLYQWVRGLPCTNGSCSIDSIRKNQIVTEISHTVM, from the exons ATGCCATTTCTAAACATATTATCTCTACGGTATAAAGATAATCAGAGGtctgtaccaatgggtcagaggcctaccctgtaccaatgggtcagaggcctaccctgtaccaatgggtcagaggcctaccctgtaccaatgggtcagaggcctaccctgtaccaatgggtcagaggcctaccctgtaccaatgggtcagaggcctaccctgtaccaatgggtcagaggcctaccctgtaccaatgggtcagaggcctgtaccaatgggtcagaggcctgtaccaatgggtcagaggcctgtaccaatgggtcagag gtcTGTACCAATGGATCAGAGGCCTGTACCATTGGGTCAGAGGCCTgtaccaatgtgtcagaggcctgtaccaatgggtcagaggtcggtaccaatgggtcagaggcctgtaccaatgggtcagaggtctaccctgtaccaatgggtcagaggtctaccctgtaccaatgggtcagaggcctaccctgtaccaatgggtcggaggtctaccctgtaccaatgggtcagaggtcggtaccaatgggtcagaggcctgtaccaatgggtcagaggcctgtaccaatgg gtcagaggcctaccctgtaccaatgggtcagaggcctaccctgtaccaatgggtcagag gtctaccctgtaccaatgggtcagaggcctaccctgtaccaatgggtcagaagcctgtaccaatgggtcagaagcctgtaccaatgggtcagaagcctgtaccaatgggtcagaggtcggtaccaatgtgtcagaggcctaccctgtaccaatgggtcagaggtctaccctgtaccaatgggtcagaggcctaccctgtaccaatgggtcggaggtctaccctgtaccaatgggtcagaggtcggtaccaatgggtcagaggcctgtaccaatgggtcagaggcctgtaccaatgggtcagaggcctaccctgtaccaatgggtcagaggtctaccctgtaccaatgggtcagaggtctaccctgtaccaatgggtcggaggtctaccctgtaccaatgggtcggaggtctaccctgtaccaatgggtcagag gcctaccctgtaccaatgggtcagaggcctgtaccaatgggtcagaggcctgtaccaatgggtcagaggcctaccctgtaccaatgggtcagaggcctgtaccaatgggtcggaggtctaccctgtaccaatgggtcggaggtctaccctgtaccaatgggtcagaggcctgtaccaatgggtcagaggcctgtaccaatgggtcagaggtctaccctgtaccaatgggtcagaggcctaccctgtaccaatgggtcagag gcctaccctgtaccaatgggtcagaggcctgtaccaatgggtcagag gcctaccctgtaccaatgggtcagaggcctaccctgtaccaatgggtcagaggcctgtaccaatgggtcagaggcctaccctgtaccaatgggtcagaggcctaccctgtaccaatgggtcagaggcctaccctgtaccaatgggtcagaggcctaccctgtaccaatgggtcagaggcctaccctgtaccaatgggtcagaggcctaccctgtaccaatgggtcagaggcctaccctgtaccaatgggtcagaggcctgtaccaatgggtcagaggtctaccctgtaccaatgggtcagaggcctgtaccaatgggtcagaggcctgtaccaatgggtcagaggcctgtaccaatgggtcagaggtctaccctgtaccaatgggtcagaggtctaccctgtaccaatgggtcagaggtctaccctgtaccaatgggtcagaggcctgtaccaatgggtcagaggcctgtaccaatgggtcagaggtctaccctgtaccaatgggtcagaggcctgtaccaatgggtcagaggcctgtaccaatgggtcagaggcctgtaccaatgggtcagaggcctaccctgtaccaatgggtcagaggcctgtaccaatgggtcagaggtctaccctgtaccaatgggtcagaggtctgtaccaatgggtcagaggcctgtaccaatgggtcagaggtctaccctgtaccaatgggtcagaggtctaccctgtaccaatgggtcagaggtctaccctgtaccaatgggtcagaggtctaccctgaaccaatgggtcagaggcctaccctgtaccaatgggtcagaggtcTACCCTGTACCAATGGGTCTTGTTCGATTGATTCAATCAGGAAAAACCAAATAGTCACTGAAATCTCACATACAGTCATGTAG
- the LOC127910714 gene encoding uncharacterized protein LOC127910714 isoform X22, producing the protein MGQRPTLYQWVRGLPCTNGSEAYPVPMGQRPTLYQWVRGLPCTNGSEAYPVPMGQRPVPMGQRPVPMGQRPVPMGQRSVPMDQRPVPLGQRPVPMCQRPVPMGQRSVPMGQRPVPMGQRSTLYQWVRGLPCTNGSEAYPVPMGRRSTLYQWVRGRYQWVRGLYQWVRGLYQWVRGLPCTNGSEVGTNGSEACTNGSEVGTNGSEVYPVPMGQRSTLYQWVRGLPCTNGSEVGTNGSEACTNGSEACTNGSEVYPVPMGQRSTLYQWVGGLPCTNGSEVYPVPMGQRPTLYQWVGGLPCTNGSEVYPVPMGQRPTLYQWVRGLYQWVRGLYQWVRGLPCTNGSEACTNGSEVYPVPMGRRSTLYQWVRGLYQWVRGLYQWVRGLPCTNGSEAYPVPMGQRPTLYQWVRGLYQWVRGLPCTNGSEAYPVPMGQRPVPMGQRPTLYQWVRGLPCTNGSEAYPVPMGQRPTLYQWVRGLPCTNGSEAYPVPMGQRPTLYQWVRGLYQWVRGLPCTNGSEACTNGSEACTNGSEACTNGSEVYPVPMGQRSTLYQWVRGLPCTNGSEACTNGSEACTNGSEVYPVPMGQRPVPMGQRPVPMGQRPVPMGQRPTLYQWVRGLYQWVRGLPCTNGSEVCTNGSEACTNGSEVYPVPMGQRSTLYQWVRGLPCTNGSEVYPEPMGQRPTLYQWVRGLPCTNGSCSIDSIRKNQIVTEISHTVM; encoded by the exons atgggtcagaggcctaccctgtaccaatgggtcagaggcctaccctgtaccaatgggtcagaggcctaccctgtaccaatgggtcagaggcctaccctgtaccaatgggtcagaggcctaccctgtaccaatgggtcagaggcctaccctgtaccaatgggtcagaggcctgtaccaatgggtcagaggcctgtaccaatgggtcagaggcctgtaccaatgggtcagag gtcTGTACCAATGGATCAGAGGCCTGTACCATTGGGTCAGAGGCCTgtaccaatgtgtcagaggcctgtaccaatgggtcagaggtcggtaccaatgggtcagaggcctgtaccaatgggtcagaggtctaccctgtaccaatgggtcagaggtctaccctgtaccaatgggtcagaggcctaccctgtaccaatgggtcggaggtctaccctgtaccaatgggtcagaggtcggtaccaatgggtcagaggcctgtaccaatgggtcagaggcctgtaccaatgggtcagaggcctaccctgtaccaatgggtcagaggtcGGTACCAATGGTTCAGAGgcctgtaccaatgggtcagaggtcggtaccaatgggtcagaggtctaccctgtaccaatgggtcagaggtctaccctgtaccaatgggtcagaggtctaccctgtaccaatgggtcagaggtcggtaccaatgggtcagaggcctgtaccaatgggtcagaggcctgtaccaatgggtcagaggtctaccctgtaccaatgggtcagaggtctaccctgtaccaatgggtcggaggtctaccctgtaccaatgggtcggag gtctaccctgtaccaatgggtcagaggcctaccctgtaccaatgggtcggag gtctaccctgtaccaatgggtcggaggtctaccctgtaccaatgggtcagag gcctaccctgtaccaatgggtcagaggcctgtaccaatgggtcagaggcctgtaccaatgggtcagaggcctaccctgtaccaatgggtcagaggcctgtaccaatgggtcggaggtctaccctgtaccaatgggtcggaggtctaccctgtaccaatgggtcagaggcctgtaccaatgggtcagaggcctgtaccaatgggtcagaggtctaccctgtaccaatgggtcagaggcctaccctgtaccaatgggtcagag gcctaccctgtaccaatgggtcagaggcctgtaccaatgggtcagag gcctaccctgtaccaatgggtcagaggcctaccctgtaccaatgggtcagaggcctgtaccaatgggtcagaggcctaccctgtaccaatgggtcagaggcctaccctgtaccaatgggtcagaggcctaccctgtaccaatgggtcagaggcctaccctgtaccaatgggtcagaggcctaccctgtaccaatgggtcagaggcctaccctgtaccaatgggtcagaggcctaccctgtaccaatgggtcagaggcctgtaccaatgggtcagaggtctaccctgtaccaatgggtcagaggcctgtaccaatgggtcagaggcctgtaccaatgggtcagaggcctgtaccaatgggtcagaggtctaccctgtaccaatgggtcagaggtctaccctgtaccaatgggtcagaggtctaccctgtaccaatgggtcagaggcctgtaccaatgggtcagaggcctgtaccaatgggtcagaggtctaccctgtaccaatgggtcagaggcctgtaccaatgggtcagaggcctgtaccaatgggtcagaggcctgtaccaatgggtcagaggcctaccctgtaccaatgggtcagaggcctgtaccaatgggtcagaggtctaccctgtaccaatgggtcagaggtctgtaccaatgggtcagaggcctgtaccaatgggtcagaggtctaccctgtaccaatgggtcagaggtctaccctgtaccaatgggtcagaggtctaccctgtaccaatgggtcagaggtctaccctgaaccaatgggtcagaggcctaccctgtaccaatgggtcagaggtcTACCCTGTACCAATGGGTCTTGTTCGATTGATTCAATCAGGAAAAACCAAATAGTCACTGAAATCTCACATACAGTCATGTAG
- the LOC127910714 gene encoding uncharacterized protein LOC127910714 isoform X16, producing MGQRPTLYQWVRGLPCTNGSEAYPVPMGQRPTLYQWVRGLPCTNGSEAYPVPMGQRPVPMGQRPVPMGQRPVPMGQRSVPMDQRPVPLGQRPVPMCQRPVPMGQRSVPMGQRPVPMGQRSTLYQWVRGLPCTNGSEAYPVPMGRRSTLYQWVRGRYQWVRGLYQWVRGLYQWVRGLPCTNGSEVGTNGSEACTNGSEVGTNGSEVYPVPMGQRSTLYQWVRGLPCTNGSEVGTNGSEACTNGSEACTNGSEVYPVPMGQRSTLYQWVRGRYQWVRGLYQWVRGLYQWVRGLPCTNGSEVYPVPMGQRSTLYQWVGGLPCTNGSEVYPVPMGQRPTLYQWVRGLYQWVRGLYQWVRGLPCTNGSEACTNGSEVYPVPMGRRSTLYQWVRGLYQWVRGLYQWVRGLPCTNGSEAYPVPMGQRPTLYQWVRGLYQWVRGLPCTNGSEAYPVPMGQRPVPMGQRPTLYQWVRGLPCTNGSEAYPVPMGQRPTLYQWVRGLPCTNGSEAYPVPMGQRPTLYQWVRGLYQWVRGLPCTNGSEACTNGSEACTNGSEACTNGSEVYPVPMGQRSTLYQWVRGLPCTNGSEACTNGSEACTNGSEVYPVPMGQRPVPMGQRPVPMGQRPVPMGQRPTLYQWVRGLYQWVRGLPCTNGSEVCTNGSEACTNGSEVYPVPMGQRSTLYQWVRGLPCTNGSEVYPEPMGQRPTLYQWVRGLPCTNGSCSIDSIRKNQIVTEISHTVM from the exons atgggtcagaggcctaccctgtaccaatgggtcagaggcctaccctgtaccaatgggtcagaggcctaccctgtaccaatgggtcagaggcctaccctgtaccaatgggtcagaggcctaccctgtaccaatgggtcagaggcctaccctgtaccaatgggtcagaggcctgtaccaatgggtcagaggcctgtaccaatgggtcagaggcctgtaccaatgggtcagag gtcTGTACCAATGGATCAGAGGCCTGTACCATTGGGTCAGAGGCCTgtaccaatgtgtcagaggcctgtaccaatgggtcagaggtcggtaccaatgggtcagaggcctgtaccaatgggtcagaggtctaccctgtaccaatgggtcagaggtctaccctgtaccaatgggtcagaggcctaccctgtaccaatgggtcggaggtctaccctgtaccaatgggtcagaggtcggtaccaatgggtcagaggcctgtaccaatgggtcagaggcctgtaccaatgggtcagaggcctaccctgtaccaatgggtcagaggtcGGTACCAATGGTTCAGAGgcctgtaccaatgggtcagaggtcggtaccaatgggtcagaggtctaccctgtaccaatgggtcagaggtctaccctgtaccaatgggtcagaggtctaccctgtaccaatgggtcagaggtcggtaccaatgggtcagaggcctgtaccaatgggtcagaggcctgtaccaatgggtcagaggtctaccctgtaccaatgggtcagag gtctaccctgtaccaatgggtcagaggtcggtaccaatgggtcagaggcctgtaccaatgggtcagaggcctgtaccaatgggtcagaggcctaccctgtaccaatgggtcagaggtctaccctgtaccaatgggtcagaggtctaccctgtaccaatgggtcggaggtctaccctgtaccaatgggtcggaggtctaccctgtaccaatgggtcagag gcctaccctgtaccaatgggtcagaggcctgtaccaatgggtcagaggcctgtaccaatgggtcagaggcctaccctgtaccaatgggtcagaggcctgtaccaatgggtcggaggtctaccctgtaccaatgggtcggaggtctaccctgtaccaatgggtcagaggcctgtaccaatgggtcagaggcctgtaccaatgggtcagaggtctaccctgtaccaatgggtcagaggcctaccctgtaccaatgggtcagag gcctaccctgtaccaatgggtcagaggcctgtaccaatgggtcagag gcctaccctgtaccaatgggtcagaggcctaccctgtaccaatgggtcagaggcctgtaccaatgggtcagaggcctaccctgtaccaatgggtcagaggcctaccctgtaccaatgggtcagaggcctaccctgtaccaatgggtcagaggcctaccctgtaccaatgggtcagaggcctaccctgtaccaatgggtcagaggcctaccctgtaccaatgggtcagaggcctaccctgtaccaatgggtcagaggcctgtaccaatgggtcagaggtctaccctgtaccaatgggtcagaggcctgtaccaatgggtcagaggcctgtaccaatgggtcagaggcctgtaccaatgggtcagaggtctaccctgtaccaatgggtcagaggtctaccctgtaccaatgggtcagaggtctaccctgtaccaatgggtcagaggcctgtaccaatgggtcagaggcctgtaccaatgggtcagaggtctaccctgtaccaatgggtcagaggcctgtaccaatgggtcagaggcctgtaccaatgggtcagaggcctgtaccaatgggtcagaggcctaccctgtaccaatgggtcagaggcctgtaccaatgggtcagaggtctaccctgtaccaatgggtcagaggtctgtaccaatgggtcagaggcctgtaccaatgggtcagaggtctaccctgtaccaatgggtcagaggtctaccctgtaccaatgggtcagaggtctaccctgtaccaatgggtcagaggtctaccctgaaccaatgggtcagaggcctaccctgtaccaatgggtcagaggtcTACCCTGTACCAATGGGTCTTGTTCGATTGATTCAATCAGGAAAAACCAAATAGTCACTGAAATCTCACATACAGTCATGTAG